Proteins encoded by one window of Haematobia irritans isolate KBUSLIRL chromosome 2, ASM5000362v1, whole genome shotgun sequence:
- the Ance-2 gene encoding ance-2, translating to MKYIIKSLLLTICLGSCYTSTIEESHAEVTKFLDEVNHRLAILYNKEVLANWQNEIHGPNDLIALLQSEIATTEIMRYIRSISAKVKKYKRIALHDVELKRQLSLIPEVGYEVLMPEDLELLYAVTANMSEIYRHSKLCSYEDREKCDLKLIPDVQNILHTTQDVDVIEYYWLEWRRKTGVAAREDFRRFVELYRKTAKLNGFSKPSNFWYKDLEDDSDNVSALLQKFMMELKPFFEQFHAYIRGQLRRKYGSELIRPNKPYPQHLAEIFIGNAFHLGESGWHMHLPFNTKRMPNITENLLRRGLTNTQINFWNAQEFFRSLGMPQLEENFWTDSCQSKADLEDDHCWHKAWKFYGLYHVNFSYCPLTTEETFFNMFEALSDVYYYKSYENLLTLYQEEPLPNFSDALGKFFSLAASSPKYLQKMKVVDEEYSQKEARINRLYIQGLRTIFLIPVFYILERYRLDIIDKTIDIDDNCAYWHLTEDYTGAEPPVTRTNADFDAPAKLLMEVDDQYTTQILSIILQYQLLEHFCMETGQYVKDGEKKALDLCDLSGQRMVGEKISQAMSLGSSVSFKEVLKTIIGSDQLDIHGLLEYYQPLYDWLVEQNRLEHNEVGWEKSDKCHP from the exons atgaaatatATCATCAAAAGTCTACTTCTCACTATTTGCTTGGGTAGCTGTTACACATCCACAATAGAGGAAAGTCATGCAGAAGTAACGAAATTTCTCGACGAAGTAAATCATCGATTGGCCATACTCTACAATAAGGAAGTTTTAGCCAATTGGCAAAATGAAATTCATGGACCAAATGATTTAATCGCTCTGCTTCAATCGGAAATTGCCACTACAGAGATAATGCGCTACATAAGATCCATATCGGCAAAAGTGAAGAAATATAAAAGAATAGCTTTGCACGATGTAGAACTTAAACGTCAGCTTTCGTTGATACCAGAAGTTGGTTATGAAGTTTTAATGCCTGAAGATTTGGAACTTCTATATGCTGTCACAGCGAATATGAGTGAAATCTATAGACATTCGAAATTGTGTTCCTATGAAGACAGAGAGAAATGTGATTTAAAATTAATACCAGATGTTCAGAATATTTTACATACCACTCAAGATGTAGATGTTATAGAATACTATTGGCTGGAGTGGCGGAGGAAAACGGGTGTGGCAGCTCGTGAAGATTTTCGAAGATTTGTGGAGCTTTATAGGAAGACAGCAAAATTGAATG gGTTTTCCAAACCTTCCAATTTCTGGTATAAGGATCTAGAAGATGATAGTGATAATGTTTCCGCATTACTTCAGAAATTTATGATGGAATTGAAACCATTCTTTGAACAATTTCATGCTTATATCCGAGGCCAACTAAGGCGAAAATATGGCTCCGAACTTATACGGCCCAACAAACCTTATCCCCAacatttagctgaaattttcataggCAATGCATTTCATTTGGGTGAATCTGGCTGGCATATGCATTTACCCTTCAATACAAAACGAATGCCAAATATAACTGAAAATCTTCTACGAAGAGGTTTAACAaacacccaaataaatttctGGAATGCTCAGGAATTTTTCCGTTCATTGGGTATGCCTCAGTTGGAGGA GAATTTTTGGACCGATAGCTGCCAATCTAAGGCAGATTTGGAGGATGATCATTGTTGGCATAAAGCTTGGAAATTTTATGGACTCTATCATGTTAACTTCTCCTATTGTCCTTTGACAACGGAAGAGACTTTCTTCAACATGTTTGAAGCTTTATCCGATGTCTATTATTACAAATCGTATGAGAATCTTTTGACATTATATCAGGAAGAacctttaccaaatttcagtgatGCTTTGGGTAAATTCTTCTCATTGGCAGCttcatcaccaaaatatttacaaaaaatgaaAGTGGTTGATGAGGAATATTCACAGAAAGAAGCTCGAATAAATCGTTTATATATTCAG ggtCTTCGTACAATATTTCTTATTCCAGTGTTTTATATACTGGAACGTTATCGTTTAGATATCATCGACAAAACTATCGATATTGATGACAATTGTGCTTATTGGCATCTTACCGAAGATTATACAGGAGCTGAGCCACCAGTTACCCGAACCAATGCAGATTTTGATGCCCCAGCTAAATTGCTAATGGAAGTTGATGATCAGTATACAACACAAATATTAagtattattttacaatatcaACTTCTGGAACATTTCTGCATGGAAACGGGCCAATATGTTAAAGATGGAGAGAAGAAAGCGTTAGACTTATGTGATTTAAGCGGTCAACGTATGGTGGGAGAAAAAATAAG tcaagcCATGTCCTTGGGATCTTCGGTGAGTTTCAAGGAAGTTTTAAAAACTATAATTGGTTCAGATCAATTGGATATACATGGGCTTTTGGAGTACTATCAACCCTTATACGATTGGTTGGTTGAACAAAATCGTTTGGAACATAATGAAGTCGGTTGGGAGAAATCAGATA AATGCCATCCCTGA